The Streptomyces clavuligerus genome includes a region encoding these proteins:
- a CDS encoding glycosyltransferase family 2 protein — MSRENSVVKRTVDVVVLTMNDRDQEFRAAMSSVLAQQGVDLRVVIVGNGVTPDYVPEGVQSVALKTNTGIPEGRNVGAQALAAGGAEFVLFFDNDAILPDPHTLTRLIEEFDRHPNAAYVQPRITDPATGETLGRWVPRLRSGDARRSGVVTVMAEGVVLVRRADFAAAGGWPGHFFLFHEGVDLSWRLWDLGKVGWYAGDIEVHHPATNPARHGPFYRMVARNRVWVARRRLPALLVPVYLAVWVVISVWRFRSSKNLSVLFKGLAEGLRGGHGERRPMSWRTVWRLTRAGRPPIV, encoded by the coding sequence ATGAGCAGGGAAAATTCCGTGGTCAAGCGAACGGTCGATGTTGTCGTGCTCACCATGAACGACCGGGACCAGGAGTTCCGGGCAGCGATGTCATCGGTTCTCGCGCAGCAAGGCGTCGATCTACGTGTGGTGATCGTAGGAAACGGCGTGACACCCGATTATGTACCCGAGGGAGTGCAAAGCGTCGCTCTGAAAACCAATACCGGTATTCCGGAGGGGCGGAATGTGGGAGCCCAAGCCCTGGCCGCCGGTGGCGCCGAGTTCGTACTGTTCTTCGACAACGATGCGATCCTCCCTGATCCGCACACCCTGACACGGCTGATCGAGGAGTTCGACAGGCATCCGAACGCGGCGTATGTGCAGCCCCGGATCACCGACCCCGCCACGGGTGAGACGCTGGGCCGGTGGGTTCCCCGCCTGAGGTCGGGTGATGCCCGACGCTCGGGTGTCGTCACGGTCATGGCTGAGGGAGTGGTGCTCGTGCGCCGGGCGGACTTCGCAGCCGCAGGCGGCTGGCCCGGGCATTTCTTCCTCTTCCACGAAGGCGTGGACCTTTCGTGGCGGCTGTGGGATCTCGGGAAGGTAGGCTGGTATGCGGGGGACATCGAGGTACATCACCCAGCGACGAACCCGGCCCGCCACGGCCCGTTCTACCGGATGGTCGCCCGCAATCGGGTCTGGGTCGCACGCCGGCGTCTTCCGGCGCTGCTGGTGCCCGTCTATCTGGCCGTCTGGGTCGTGATCAGCGTGTGGCGGTTCCGCTCTTCCAAGAACCTGAGCGTCTTGTTCAAGGGTCTCGCCGAAGGGCTGCGCGGCGGGCACGGGGAGCGTCGGCCGATGTCGTGGCGGACGGTGTGGCGGCTCACGCGTGCAGGCCGACCGCCGATCGTCTGA
- a CDS encoding RpiB/LacA/LacB family sugar-phosphate isomerase, giving the protein MPAGLRVVVGSDRAGAAYCTVLVDHLHDQPRVQQIITTGTGEGDVRPYPEIALAAAQLIGVGLADRALLVCHTGVGMAIAANKVTGIRAATAHDPLSVEHAVTHNNAQVLCLGAGVIGLALAQQLTKSWLNHSFDPASRAAARIALITDAEHRRRSALY; this is encoded by the coding sequence ATGCCCGCAGGACTGCGTGTCGTCGTCGGTTCTGACCGTGCCGGTGCCGCTTACTGCACCGTCCTGGTCGACCATCTGCATGATCAGCCTCGCGTCCAGCAGATCATCACCACTGGAACCGGCGAAGGCGACGTCCGGCCCTATCCGGAGATCGCCTTGGCCGCTGCTCAACTGATCGGCGTCGGGCTCGCGGACCGTGCCTTGCTGGTCTGCCATACCGGCGTCGGCATGGCGATCGCCGCCAATAAGGTCACCGGAATCCGCGCCGCCACTGCCCACGATCCGCTCAGCGTGGAACACGCCGTCACCCACAACAACGCCCAGGTGCTGTGCCTGGGAGCCGGTGTCATCGGTCTGGCCCTGGCACAGCAGCTCACCAAGTCGTGGCTGAACCACTCCTTCGACCCCGCTTCCCGCGCCGCCGCCAGGATCGCTCTGATCACCGATGCCGAGCACCGTCGCCGGTCCGCGCTGTACTGA
- a CDS encoding VOC family protein translates to MPRIIPNLWFDTQGKEAAEFYCSVFPNSRITRVTHYGEAGPLPAGTVMTVDFELDGLPCVALNAGPAFTFNEAVSLLIECADQAEVDRYWELLTADGGSEGPCGWLKDRYGLSWQVVPKMMEDLLSDPDPARTQRAMRAMMTMRKLDIAALQAAADGTS, encoded by the coding sequence ATGCCCAGGATCATTCCCAACCTCTGGTTCGACACCCAGGGCAAGGAGGCCGCCGAGTTCTACTGTTCGGTCTTCCCGAACTCACGGATCACCCGGGTCACCCACTACGGCGAGGCCGGGCCGCTCCCGGCGGGCACGGTCATGACGGTCGACTTCGAGCTGGACGGCCTGCCGTGCGTCGCGCTCAACGCCGGCCCGGCGTTCACCTTCAACGAGGCGGTCTCCCTGCTGATCGAGTGCGCCGACCAGGCAGAAGTCGACCGCTACTGGGAGCTGCTGACCGCCGACGGCGGATCGGAGGGGCCGTGCGGCTGGCTCAAGGACAGGTACGGGCTCTCCTGGCAGGTTGTGCCGAAGATGATGGAGGACCTGCTCTCCGACCCCGACCCGGCCCGCACGCAGCGCGCCATGCGGGCCATGATGACCATGCGGAAGCTGGACATCGCGGCACTTCAGGCGGCGGCGGACGGCACATCCTGA
- a CDS encoding universal stress protein: MTVIAWIVEGTWPACVDAARAHAPEGARIVLLHITGGEAGGAAAHGAYAGLLGRGRPHHDPGTAVDRLASASAERLLARAAERLGRPCVRSERTGRVEREVVAAAEGAELLVLARDGDRARLGPRSLGPAARFVVDHAPCPVLLVWPELAPGTDTIPPPPPPPPGSRHPRR, translated from the coding sequence GTGACCGTCATCGCCTGGATCGTGGAGGGTACCTGGCCCGCCTGTGTGGACGCGGCCCGCGCCCACGCGCCCGAGGGTGCCCGGATCGTACTGCTGCACATCACCGGCGGCGAGGCGGGAGGCGCCGCCGCCCACGGCGCCTACGCCGGGCTCCTCGGCCGGGGCCGCCCCCACCACGACCCCGGGACCGCCGTGGACCGGCTCGCCTCCGCGTCCGCCGAACGTCTCCTCGCGCGGGCGGCGGAGCGGCTGGGCCGTCCCTGTGTCCGCAGCGAGCGCACCGGCCGGGTGGAACGGGAGGTCGTCGCCGCCGCCGAGGGCGCGGAGCTGCTCGTCCTCGCCCGGGACGGGGACCGCGCCCGCCTCGGCCCCCGCAGCCTCGGCCCCGCCGCCCGGTTCGTCGTCGACCACGCGCCCTGTCCGGTCCTGCTGGTCTGGCCGGAACTCGCGCCCGGCACGGACACCATCCCGCCACCGCCACCGCCGCCACCGGGGAGTCGCCACCCGCGGCGATGA
- a CDS encoding PadR family transcriptional regulator, whose protein sequence is MSGGPARRPVSNPLGLAVLGLLLEAPAHPHALAVTLRERGVDRVVKVTTGSLYDVVRALERAGWIEERETVRVGARPERTVYGHTALGRAEFIRWVDELIRVPVDEYPRFLAAVGYLGALGPDGAAEALRERADRVRAALDGIREGHRAALETGEVPRLFVIEAEYAVRMREAELSWLEEISEEIGTGRLAWPESGTGKSTDAGEPG, encoded by the coding sequence ATGAGTGGCGGACCCGCACGCCGTCCTGTGTCCAACCCCCTGGGACTCGCGGTGCTCGGGCTGCTGCTGGAGGCCCCGGCGCACCCCCACGCCCTGGCCGTGACACTCCGCGAACGCGGTGTGGACCGCGTCGTCAAGGTGACCACCGGTTCCCTCTACGACGTGGTCAGGGCCCTGGAGCGGGCCGGGTGGATCGAGGAGCGCGAGACGGTCAGGGTCGGTGCCCGGCCGGAGCGGACGGTGTACGGGCACACCGCGCTCGGGCGCGCGGAGTTCATCCGCTGGGTGGACGAGCTGATCCGCGTCCCGGTCGACGAGTACCCCAGATTCCTGGCGGCGGTGGGCTACCTCGGAGCCCTCGGGCCCGACGGGGCCGCCGAGGCACTGCGCGAACGGGCCGACCGGGTGCGCGCCGCGCTCGACGGGATACGGGAGGGGCACCGGGCGGCCCTGGAGACGGGGGAGGTGCCGAGACTCTTCGTGATCGAGGCCGAGTACGCCGTACGGATGCGCGAGGCCGAGCTGAGCTGGCTGGAGGAGATCTCCGAGGAGATCGGGACCGGCCGACTGGCCTGGCCCGAGTCCGGCACCGGCAAGAGCACCGATGCGGGGGAGCCCGGATGA
- a CDS encoding TetR/AcrR family transcriptional regulator, giving the protein MPTDRRASGFSNEPSGDPSAGDPAAGGPPADGSAAADPAAGGPRPRRRPGGRTARVREQVLEAVGAQLVEHGYDELTVDAVAARAGVHRTTVYRRWKDVGGLLADVLDAAGDDTWQPQDTGSLEGDLTALNEEIHQGLTAQPSITTALIAASFRSEEAAEALRRFWDDRYARCEVVITRAVTRGDLPPTTLPRPLLITATAPLYHQLALLHTPPDPALPARAARAAALAASAGAFTAVAPPT; this is encoded by the coding sequence ATGCCGACAGACCGCCGCGCAAGCGGCTTCTCGAACGAACCTTCCGGGGACCCATCGGCCGGAGATCCCGCAGCCGGAGGCCCCCCGGCCGATGGGTCCGCCGCCGCAGACCCTGCCGCCGGTGGGCCTCGCCCCCGCAGGCGCCCGGGCGGCCGGACCGCCCGCGTCCGCGAACAGGTCCTCGAAGCGGTCGGCGCCCAGCTCGTGGAGCACGGCTACGACGAACTCACCGTCGACGCCGTCGCCGCCCGCGCCGGAGTGCACCGCACCACGGTGTACCGGCGCTGGAAGGACGTCGGCGGCCTGCTCGCGGACGTCCTCGACGCGGCGGGCGACGACACCTGGCAGCCGCAGGACACCGGTTCCCTGGAGGGAGATCTGACCGCCCTGAACGAGGAGATCCACCAGGGCCTCACCGCGCAGCCGTCGATCACCACCGCGCTGATCGCGGCCTCCTTCCGCTCCGAGGAGGCGGCGGAGGCCCTGCGCCGCTTCTGGGACGACCGCTACGCCCGCTGCGAGGTGGTGATCACCCGCGCCGTCACCCGCGGCGACCTCCCCCCGACCACCCTCCCCCGCCCCCTCCTCATCACCGCGACGGCCCCCCTCTACCACCAACTCGCCCTCCTCCACACACCCCCTGACCCCGCCCTCCCGGCCCGCGCGGCCAGGGCCGCCGCGCTGGCGGCGTCGGCGGGAGCCTTCACGGCGGTGGCCCCGCCCACATAG
- the abc-f gene encoding ribosomal protection-like ABC-F family protein: MPTQITALAVTKSLGGRLVLDSVTCSLAAGERTGIIGENGSGKTTLLRLLSGCEQPDQGEIVVQADGGIGYFAQEGHLAPGATVREVIDGALSELRAIERRMRSLETRMADGDEAVMAEYGELMTVFELRGGYEADARVERALHGLGLGSLERDRAIGGLSGGQQVRLRLAAVLAASPEILLLDEPTNHLDESALDWLEDHLRTRRGTTVAVCHDRAFLERVATSLLEVDADRRTVVRYGNGYAGYLTEKAAARRRWTQEHTQWQDEVDRVREAAATTARRVAPGRAMKDGNKMAYDRAAGRVQQSLAGRVRQAEERLNRLLAAPVPPPPEPLRFAPVLRSGRLRQGAVLDATDVFVADRLHRTSVTVQAGDRLLITGANGAGKSTLLRVLAGEVAPDGGTVTRRGRIGYLPQQPRFDRPGETVSAAFARGRAGHPADHTERLLSLGLFNREQLSVRVGSLSTGQRQRLALARLLSEPWDVLLLDEPTNHVSLVLAEELETALAGYGGTLVIVSHDRRLARSWQGNRLALRTAAESALEPALESAF; the protein is encoded by the coding sequence ATGCCTACACAGATCACCGCTCTCGCCGTCACCAAGTCCCTCGGCGGCCGGCTCGTCCTTGACTCGGTGACGTGCTCGCTCGCCGCGGGTGAGCGCACCGGGATCATCGGCGAGAACGGATCGGGCAAGACCACCCTGCTGCGCCTGCTGTCCGGCTGCGAACAGCCCGACCAGGGCGAGATCGTCGTCCAGGCCGACGGCGGCATCGGCTACTTCGCCCAGGAGGGGCACCTCGCCCCCGGCGCCACCGTGCGGGAAGTCATCGACGGCGCCCTGTCCGAGCTGCGCGCGATCGAGCGGCGGATGCGCTCCCTGGAGACGCGGATGGCCGACGGCGACGAGGCCGTCATGGCCGAGTACGGCGAGCTGATGACCGTCTTCGAGCTGCGCGGCGGCTACGAGGCCGACGCCCGTGTCGAACGGGCCCTGCACGGCCTCGGTCTGGGCTCCCTCGAACGGGACCGTGCCATCGGCGGCCTCTCCGGCGGGCAGCAGGTCCGGCTCCGCCTCGCGGCCGTCCTCGCGGCGAGCCCCGAGATCCTGCTCCTCGACGAACCGACCAACCATCTCGACGAGTCGGCCCTCGACTGGCTGGAGGACCATCTGCGCACCCGCCGGGGCACCACCGTCGCCGTCTGCCACGACCGGGCCTTCCTGGAACGGGTCGCCACCAGCCTGCTGGAGGTCGACGCCGACCGCCGCACCGTCGTCCGGTACGGCAACGGCTACGCCGGATACCTCACGGAGAAGGCGGCGGCCCGCCGCCGCTGGACCCAGGAACACACGCAGTGGCAGGACGAGGTGGACCGGGTCCGCGAGGCCGCCGCGACCACCGCGCGGCGGGTCGCCCCCGGGCGGGCTATGAAGGACGGCAACAAAATGGCCTACGACCGGGCGGCCGGGCGGGTGCAGCAGTCGCTCGCCGGCCGGGTCCGGCAGGCCGAGGAGCGGCTGAACCGGCTGCTCGCCGCGCCGGTCCCGCCGCCGCCCGAGCCGCTGCGGTTCGCGCCGGTACTCCGCTCCGGCAGGCTGCGACAGGGCGCCGTCCTCGACGCCACCGATGTCTTCGTCGCGGACCGGCTCCACCGGACGAGCGTCACCGTCCAGGCGGGCGACCGGCTGCTGATCACCGGCGCCAACGGGGCGGGCAAGAGCACGCTGCTGCGCGTCCTGGCCGGGGAGGTCGCCCCGGACGGCGGCACCGTGACCCGGCGCGGCCGGATCGGCTACCTGCCGCAGCAGCCGCGCTTCGACCGGCCCGGTGAGACGGTGTCGGCCGCGTTCGCCCGGGGCCGGGCGGGGCACCCCGCCGACCACACCGAACGGCTGCTCTCGCTGGGGCTGTTCAACCGCGAGCAGCTCTCCGTACGGGTCGGCTCCCTGTCGACCGGGCAGCGGCAGCGGCTCGCCCTCGCCCGGCTGCTCAGTGAGCCGTGGGACGTCCTGCTCCTGGACGAGCCCACGAACCATGTGTCGCTCGTTCTCGCCGAGGAACTGGAGACCGCGCTCGCCGGGTACGGGGGAACGCTGGTGATCGTCAGCCATGACCGTCGGCTGGCCCGGAGCTGGCAGGGGAACCGGCTCGCACTCCGGACGGCAGCCGAGTCCGCGCTTGAGCCTGCGCTTGAGTCGGCGTTCTGA
- a CDS encoding ATP-binding protein, whose product MPDADRQWVGRARRIVRARLRHWRAEGVVERAELVVSELVTNAFVHGRGARVGLRLSRAGAVVRVEVGDGTVVTLPGERPRSAYAESGRGLDLVAACADAWGLTTDQTGVWCELHVPHDGADR is encoded by the coding sequence TTGCCCGATGCCGATCGGCAGTGGGTGGGGCGGGCGCGGCGGATTGTGCGGGCGCGGTTGCGGCACTGGCGGGCCGAGGGGGTGGTCGAGCGGGCGGAGCTGGTGGTGTCTGAGTTGGTCACCAACGCGTTCGTGCACGGGCGGGGGGCGCGTGTGGGGTTACGGCTGTCCCGGGCCGGGGCGGTGGTGCGGGTCGAGGTCGGTGACGGGACCGTGGTCACGCTTCCCGGCGAGCGTCCGAGAAGCGCTTACGCGGAGAGCGGGCGCGGGCTGGACCTGGTGGCCGCGTGCGCCGACGCGTGGGGGCTCACCACCGACCAGACCGGGGTGTGGTGCGAACTCCACGTCCCCCACGACGGGGCGGACCGGTGA
- a CDS encoding helix-turn-helix domain-containing protein: MPKVHRLVIAREARNMTRPALAHALRRLSAERRPALGTAPSGVLRWENGREPATETQRLLAELFDIDPRLVDTHPWPVWLEFDPLQQFTDFPWTPQGALDALRDSVGSDMHRRSFICSSTTLTSSLFSWLTADPAAAGEITSGRRIGEAAVTHIERKVRALRRADDEDGGGTLLRDTATTNELVADLLAKRSCTLDHARRLYAAAADLERMRAWALFDVHGACSDRTFTSALHLAHSAGDPALGAHVLTFWAAAAYNCDRPAEAENMATAALSAVRGKASPRVEALVYARRARARSHLGDNRCWADLDLAERHLHRVEQSKGDGEPEWAYWMDMAEFQGSRASTQLAMGLPRDAEATFAVAARAFDGGAVRTHALYLVRQADAQWRQGHWEEACSTAHQALDLTDQISSQRTIGPLQELVRAMGTRTGLSAVRDLDERVAGVN; the protein is encoded by the coding sequence GTGCCGAAGGTCCACCGATTGGTCATCGCTCGTGAGGCCCGCAACATGACACGGCCTGCTCTGGCTCATGCGCTGCGCAGACTCAGCGCCGAGCGGAGGCCGGCTCTGGGTACCGCCCCCTCTGGCGTTCTGCGCTGGGAGAACGGCCGTGAGCCCGCGACAGAGACGCAGCGACTGCTGGCCGAGCTGTTCGACATCGATCCCCGTCTCGTTGACACCCATCCTTGGCCGGTGTGGCTTGAGTTCGATCCGCTTCAGCAGTTCACCGACTTTCCCTGGACCCCCCAAGGCGCGCTGGACGCGCTCAGAGACTCAGTCGGGAGTGACATGCATCGCCGGTCCTTCATTTGCAGCTCGACGACCCTGACCTCAAGCCTCTTCTCCTGGCTGACGGCCGACCCGGCGGCCGCAGGTGAGATCACCAGTGGTCGGCGGATCGGCGAAGCCGCTGTTACACACATCGAGCGCAAAGTCCGCGCGCTGCGCCGTGCCGACGACGAAGACGGTGGCGGTACCCTGCTCCGCGACACGGCCACAACCAACGAGCTGGTCGCCGACCTTCTCGCCAAACGTAGTTGCACCCTCGATCACGCGCGGCGACTGTACGCCGCAGCGGCGGACCTGGAGCGTATGCGTGCCTGGGCTCTCTTTGACGTCCACGGAGCTTGCAGCGACCGGACCTTCACCTCTGCTCTGCACTTGGCGCACAGTGCGGGTGACCCGGCTCTGGGCGCACACGTTCTGACCTTCTGGGCGGCAGCCGCCTACAACTGTGACCGTCCCGCCGAGGCCGAGAATATGGCCACCGCCGCCCTCAGCGCGGTACGCGGCAAAGCCTCGCCCCGTGTTGAAGCACTCGTCTACGCCCGACGTGCCCGTGCCCGTTCCCACCTCGGAGACAACCGCTGCTGGGCCGATCTGGATCTCGCCGAGCGTCATCTGCACCGAGTCGAGCAGAGCAAGGGCGACGGGGAGCCGGAGTGGGCGTACTGGATGGACATGGCCGAGTTCCAGGGGTCGAGGGCCTCCACTCAACTCGCCATGGGCCTTCCGCGCGACGCGGAAGCCACTTTCGCCGTCGCCGCACGGGCGTTCGACGGAGGCGCGGTGCGTACTCACGCCCTCTACCTCGTGCGGCAAGCCGACGCACAGTGGCGCCAAGGACACTGGGAAGAAGCATGCAGCACGGCCCATCAGGCTCTGGATCTCACCGACCAGATCAGCTCACAGCGCACCATCGGTCCCCTCCAGGAACTGGTGCGCGCCATGGGAACCCGTACGGGCCTCTCCGCCGTGCGAGATCTTGACGAAAGGGTCGCCGGAGTCAATTGA
- a CDS encoding FAD-dependent monooxygenase, with amino-acid sequence MSPADTPRPGPWTGPEPRTVHPGLRSRSRSRSRSRTGPRTVLVTGAGPAGLTLAAELALAGVEVTVVDRLPRRSPHCRGFTLTARSLELLDRRGIADRFLAEGPTVPYALFADPARPLDLSVLDTDHPYLLGIPQTRVEEILEQRLAELGVTVVRGQELTGLAQDGDGVDVTLRPADGGPARRRRFGWLAGCDGSRSLVRRRAGIGFPGTPATAFTLLADVELADPSALPPGATEGAHGTVFVIPRPGHVRIVLDEPTPPADRDEPVRPDYFQQVLNGVLGPGSEVRLVRPRWLTRFSDAARQADRYVMGRIVLAGDAAHIQPPAGGAVGVNVALADAVNLGWKLAATVRGDAPDGLLESYHRERHRAGAQVLRTTRAQTLLGRDDPALEPLRDLFGELAALPEAGAHLAGLVSGRNLHYDPGIPGDHPWLGRLTPNLRLVTDDGPTSVAELLAPARPVFLTGGARALPPGAERGVDTYRVRFPGGPGHRAPQGVLIRPDGHTAWISTVDAPEPDHTLTAALATWFGL; translated from the coding sequence ATGAGCCCGGCGGACACACCCCGGCCCGGACCTTGGACAGGCCCCGAGCCCCGCACAGTCCATCCCGGGCTCCGTTCCCGTTCCCGTTCCCGTTCCCGTTCCCGGACCGGCCCCCGCACGGTCCTCGTCACCGGAGCCGGGCCCGCCGGGCTCACCCTCGCCGCGGAGCTGGCGCTCGCCGGAGTCGAGGTCACCGTCGTGGACCGGCTGCCCCGGCGCTCGCCGCACTGCCGGGGCTTCACCCTCACCGCCCGCAGTCTGGAACTGCTGGACCGCCGGGGCATCGCCGATCGCTTCCTGGCCGAGGGCCCGACCGTCCCGTACGCCCTGTTCGCCGACCCGGCCCGGCCCCTCGACCTGAGCGTGCTCGACACCGACCATCCGTATCTGCTCGGCATCCCCCAGACCCGCGTCGAGGAGATCCTCGAACAGCGCCTGGCCGAACTGGGCGTGACCGTCGTACGGGGGCAGGAGCTGACCGGCCTCGCCCAGGACGGCGACGGCGTCGACGTGACCCTCCGCCCGGCCGACGGCGGCCCCGCGCGGCGGCGGCGCTTCGGCTGGCTCGCCGGGTGCGACGGCAGCCGCAGCCTCGTCCGCCGCCGGGCCGGAATCGGCTTCCCCGGCACCCCGGCCACCGCCTTCACTCTCCTCGCCGATGTGGAACTCGCCGATCCGTCCGCGCTCCCGCCGGGAGCGACCGAAGGCGCGCACGGCACCGTCTTCGTGATCCCGCGCCCCGGCCATGTACGGATCGTCCTCGACGAACCGACCCCGCCCGCCGACCGCGACGAACCCGTACGGCCCGACTACTTCCAACAGGTGCTGAACGGGGTGCTCGGCCCCGGCAGCGAAGTGCGGCTCGTCCGGCCGCGCTGGCTCACCCGCTTCTCCGACGCGGCACGGCAGGCTGACCGCTATGTCATGGGCCGGATCGTCCTCGCCGGAGACGCCGCCCATATCCAGCCACCCGCGGGCGGTGCCGTCGGCGTCAATGTGGCGCTCGCGGACGCGGTCAACCTCGGCTGGAAACTGGCGGCGACCGTACGCGGCGACGCGCCGGACGGACTGCTGGAGAGCTACCACCGGGAACGCCACCGGGCCGGGGCCCAGGTGCTGCGAACCACCCGCGCGCAGACACTCCTCGGCCGGGACGATCCCGCCCTGGAGCCGCTGCGGGACCTCTTCGGCGAGCTGGCGGCGCTGCCCGAGGCCGGTGCGCACCTGGCCGGACTGGTCTCCGGCAGAAACCTCCACTACGACCCGGGCATCCCCGGCGACCACCCCTGGCTCGGCAGGCTCACCCCCAATCTGCGGCTCGTCACCGACGACGGCCCCACGAGCGTCGCCGAACTGCTCGCGCCCGCCCGGCCGGTGTTCCTCACCGGGGGCGCCCGCGCCCTGCCGCCGGGCGCGGAACGCGGGGTGGACACGTACCGCGTCCGGTTCCCCGGCGGCCCCGGACACCGTGCGCCCCAAGGGGTGCTGATCCGGCCCGACGGACACACCGCGTGGATCTCCACGGTGGACGCCCCCGAGCCGGATCACACGCTCACCGCGGCACTGGCCACCTGGTTCGGCCTCTGA
- a CDS encoding DegT/DnrJ/EryC1/StrS family aminotransferase, with protein sequence MPTDPTTVPRCKAPRRWPDEPAQGGWYTDAEDAAMREVMDDSLSWRTGWRGTERITSFEDAFAAKADSRYAIAFNGGGPALEMVLHCLGLQPGDEVISCGLNFVGTHLPVLHQGGTLVLAEPDPLTLNLDPVDVEPRFTTRTRAILVTHWNGLVADLRPFLRLAACHPHPRHGPPVVIVDAARACGGTTPAGHPVGAEGWATVFSFETKKLMTTHGQGGMVTTQDDALASQLRRLRTYGLSRHWGTNQQLNKAQAAVGAVQLSRLDEMNAARVARGHQRTRLLEDVPYLTLPPTLTGGQHLYYRHNLLVPESWAGAGRDALMETLAERYGLGSIINDPPTYTSHDYIHARTHGQACPRAEQLAARLLCPCLHPLISDAEEQEICDAIREAAEQVARAFGTV encoded by the coding sequence GTGCCCACAGACCCCACCACCGTTCCCCGCTGCAAGGCGCCACGGCGCTGGCCCGACGAACCCGCCCAGGGCGGCTGGTACACCGACGCCGAAGACGCCGCGATGCGCGAGGTGATGGACGACTCGCTCTCCTGGCGAACCGGCTGGCGCGGCACCGAGCGAATCACCTCCTTCGAGGACGCGTTCGCGGCGAAAGCGGACAGCCGTTATGCGATCGCCTTCAACGGCGGCGGACCCGCCCTGGAGATGGTCCTGCACTGTCTCGGCCTCCAGCCCGGCGACGAGGTGATCTCCTGCGGGCTGAATTTCGTCGGCACTCATCTGCCCGTCCTCCACCAGGGCGGCACCCTTGTCCTGGCGGAGCCCGACCCGCTCACTCTGAACCTGGACCCCGTCGACGTCGAGCCCCGGTTCACCACCCGTACCCGAGCAATCCTGGTCACGCACTGGAACGGCCTGGTCGCAGACCTGCGGCCTTTCCTCCGGCTCGCCGCCTGCCATCCTCATCCGCGTCACGGCCCGCCGGTGGTGATCGTGGATGCGGCCCGGGCCTGCGGCGGCACCACGCCGGCGGGGCACCCCGTCGGCGCCGAGGGCTGGGCAACCGTCTTCAGCTTCGAGACGAAGAAACTGATGACCACGCATGGTCAGGGCGGCATGGTCACCACACAGGACGACGCGCTCGCCTCACAGCTCCGTCGACTGCGCACCTATGGACTAAGCCGCCACTGGGGCACCAATCAGCAGCTCAACAAGGCCCAAGCCGCTGTCGGGGCGGTCCAGCTCAGCCGTTTGGACGAGATGAACGCCGCCCGCGTCGCACGTGGTCACCAACGCACCCGCCTCCTGGAAGACGTCCCGTATCTGACACTTCCGCCGACCCTGACCGGCGGGCAGCACCTGTATTACCGCCACAACCTGCTCGTCCCCGAATCCTGGGCCGGTGCCGGACGCGACGCACTCATGGAGACCCTCGCCGAACGCTACGGGCTCGGCAGCATCATCAACGACCCGCCCACCTACACCAGCCACGACTACATCCATGCCCGCACCCACGGCCAAGCGTGCCCCCGTGCCGAACAGCTCGCCGCCCGGCTGCTCTGCCCCTGCCTGCACCCACTGATCAGCGACGCCGAAGAGCAGGAGATCTGCGACGCGATCCGAGAGGCCGCCGAGCAGGTCGCCCGGGCCTTCGGCACTGTCTGA